The Actinomyces lilanjuaniae genome segment AGTTCGTGCCCCGGGCTGACGCCCTGTTCAACACCTCCCGGGCGGCGGTGCTCATGCTGGCCCTGGCGGGGCGTCCGGACCTGCTGCTGGCGGGAACCGAGGACCGGCTCCACCAGGAGTACCGCCGCAGCGTGCTGCCTTCTTCCATGGAGGTCATGGACTCCCTGAGGCAGCAGGGCTACCCGGCGGTCATCTCTGGGGCGGGGCCTACCGTCCTGGTGCTGTCCCGCCTGGAAGGGGACGCGCGTGCCGCTCTTGAGCGGCAGGGCTGGACCCTGCTCACCCCCGGCATCGACATGGAGGGGGCCAGGCTGGTCTAGGGGTCGTCCTGCGCTGCCTCTGCGGCGTAACAGGTAAGAGACCTGGCGTGTGAGGAACGTCCTCAGTCCTAGTGGTTGATTGTTAAACTAGAAGACTCCTATGCTCCACTCCGGATCTTGAGGGAGAGGAGCCCTTATGCAGTTCGGTGTCTTCACCGTCGGCGACATCGTCACCGACCCTGCGACCGGGCAGGCGCCCAGCGAGCACCAGCGCATTAGGAACACCGTGGAGATGGCGGTGGCCAGCGAGCAGCTGGGCCTGGACTTCTTCGGGACCGGGGAGCACCACAACCCGCCCTTCGTCCCCTCCAGCCCCGTGGCCCTCCTGGCCCACGTCGCCGCCCGGACCCAGCGGCTTCTGCTGACCACCTCCACGACGCTCATCACCACCAACGACCCGGTACGTATCGCCGAGGAGTACGCCTACCTCCAGCACCTGGCCGACGGGCGTGTGGACCTGATGATGGGGCGGGGCAACACCGGGCCCGTCTACCCGTGGTTCGGCCAGGACATCCGCAAGGGCATCTCCCTGGCGGTGGAGCACTACGACCTCCTGCGCCAGCTGTGGCGCGAGACCAACGTGGACTGGGAGGGGGAGTTCCGCACGCCCCTGACGGACTTCACCTCCATGCCACGCCCGCTCGACGGCGTACCGCCGTTTGTCTGGCACGCCTCGATCCGCTCGCCGCAGATCGCCGAGCAGGCCGCCTACTACGGAGACGGCTTTCTGCACAACAACATCTTCTGGCCCATCGACCACGTCAGGAAGATGGTCGAGCTCTACCGTGAGCGCTTCGCCCACTACGGTCACGGCACCCCCGAGCAGGCGGTCGTGGGGCTGGGTGGGCAGCTCTTCGTGGCCGAGACCCGGACCAAGGCGGTGGAACGCTTCGAGCCCTACTTCCGCAACAGCTACGTGTACCAGGGGGCCGACCTGGAGGAGATGGTCCGGCACACGCCGCTGGCCGTGGGTACCGCGCAGCAGGTGGTGGACAAGTACCTGACCTACCGTGACCAGGTCGGTGACTACCAGCGCCAGGCCTTCATCATCGACATGGGAGGTATGCCCCATGCCGAGGTCATGCGGCAGCTGGAGGTCCTGGGGACCACGGTTGTCCCGGCTCTCAGGGCCGAGCTGGAGGGCTCCCGGCCCGCAGGTGTCCCGGAGGCTCCGCTGCACCCGCGCCACCGGGCGCTCCTGGAGGGCGGCGAGCCCCCGGCGGAGGAGCCCTTTGCCCTGGTCGGCGACTTCGACCCGCTGACCGGCCGAAAGGTGAGGATCTGACGTGGGTAGGGATCGCAGACGTGGATAGCGTGGCTGATGACGCCTACGACCGCGCCCAGATGGGACGCCTGATCAGGCTCGTGGCTGTTAACGCAGGCCTGGGGGCGCCGTCGACCTCGGCGGTGCTGGCTGAGCGGCTCACTGAGGCCTCTGTTCACCGACCTCAAGGCCCAGCCGGTGACGCTGTCGGTCTTCGCTGCCAGCGAGGACTTCGGGGCGTCCTGGGGGCGCAGGCCGCTTCTGAGCACCGCGAGGTACCACTGGGGGACAGGGGCGAGCGTGCCAGCGCGCAGATGGCCCGGCGCCTGCTGGCGCTGCTGGTACTTCTGCCAGGGCAGTGGCTGGCCGGACCGTGGGGCTGGCCCGGTGGTCGGCTGGACGGCTGCTTGCGGTCTACGGGATCGTGAGGGACGCCTGGTGTCGTCGGCGCGGAGCGCTCCCGCCACCAGGAGATGATCTACATTACGATGTATTCTGTGGTGCGGCGCGGTAGTGTGTACCTGCCCACGGTGGCGAGGCGCAGTGGCCCTACGGTGCCGTGCTGCTATGATGCGGCTGTCGGCCGCTCGGACTGCACCGTGCCGTCGGCTGCACGACCCCTGTTCATGAGGCACTGCTTCAGGAGGAAACCGGGCGTGCGGGCTCTCTCCGTGGATGTCTGAGGAGAGGCCGTAGGTGAACGCCTCCCCGCGTCGCTCCATCACACCGTAAGGACACTCGTGACCGAGACCTCGACCGCCCAGCCCTCGCTTTCCACGATGCGACTGGCTGAGCTTCAACAGCTTGCTGGCCAGATGGGCCTCAAGGGCATCTCTCGTATGCGCAAGAGTGAGCTTGTCGCTGCCATCCGTGAGGTAGACGGCTCCCTCGACCCCGCAGACGCTCCTCCTGCTCGGCGCGGGTCCCGGCGGGCCGCCGACAGGCCTGCTGCCGCGGCGGCAGAACCCGGCCCTGCGCAGGACCCTGGTACTCCAGAGCCCCAGGGTGCGGCTGAGGGTGACCAGGCGCAGGCCCCCAGGGGCACGCGCTCACGACGTCGTCGTGCGTCTTCCGCCTCCCAGGCTGGTGGGGCGACCTCCTCGGAGGCCGCCCCGGCCCTCGACCTGGGGCTTGACGCGCCAGGCGGGCCTGGTGCCGACACCCCTGACACCGACTCCGGTGCCGGTGCTGAGGGCAGCGCCAGCACGCAGGAGGTCGCTCCTGGTCGTCCCGAGCGGGGCGGACGCCCTGGGCGAGGGGGCCGGGACTCGGTCGACAGGCGGGAGAAGGCGCCTGTCGGTGACGACGGCGACGGCTCGTCGGAGTCTGCCGGGTGGGAGCCCCGCTCACGTGAGTCCCGGCGAGGTCGGCGTCGGGTCCAGGCTGCTGCGGGCTCGCCCGAGATCGCCCAGCGCACTGAGCTCTCTGGCGGCGAGGCCCGTGACCCCGAGGGCCACCGTGACGCCAAGGCCGCGCTGATGCGGGACCTGGCTGACGCCACGGGTACCTCCGTGGTCGACTCCGACCGTGGTCGGCGCTCCCGTGAGGAGGGCGGGGACGGCTATGACGAGGACCGGGGGGGACGGCGCCGTCGTGGCCGCAAGCGCGGCCGGGACCGGGACGGCCGCGACAGCCGCGACGGCGGTGAGGGGACCGGGCGCCAGGCCAGGACCCAGCCCCGGGAGGAGGAGGTCCTCCTGCCCGTGGCAGGCATCCTGGATGTCACCGACAACCAGCACGCCTACCTGCGGACCTCGGGCTACCTGTCCGGGCCCAAGGACGTCTACGTCCCTGGCCACCTCATCAAGGACAGCGGCCTGCGCGCTGGGGACGCCGTGACTGGGTGGGTACGTGAGGGAGGGGAGACCTCTGGCTTCGCGTCCGGCGGGCGGGGTAACCGCCGCCAGGGTCGTGCGGGTCGTGTCAAGTACAACCCGCTGGTGAGCGTGGACACCGTCAACGGTATGGACTCCGAGCGCTCCAAGCGGCGCCCTGACTTCTCCAAGCTCACCCCGCTCTACCCCCAGGAGCAGCTGCGCCTGGAGACCACGCCGAAGGCGCTGACCCCGCGCGTCATCGACCTGGTCTCACCGATCGGCAAGGGCCAGCGCGGCCTCATCGTCTCCCCGCCCAAGGCAGGCAAGACCATTGTCCTCCAGCAGATCGCCAACGCGATCAGCGTCAACAACCCGGAGGCCCACCTCATGGTCGTCCTGGTGGACGAGCGTCCGGAGGAGGTCACCGACATGCAGCGTACGGTCAAGGGCGAGGTCATCGCCTCTACCTTCGACCGCCCGGCGTCAGACCACACGACCGTGGCTGAGCTGGCTATCGAGCGGGCCAAGCGTCTGGTTGAGCTGGGCCAGGACGTTGTCGTGCTCCTGGACTCCATCACCCGCCTGGGCCGGGCCTACAACCTGGCCGCTCCCGCCTCGGGGCGGATTCTCTCCGGTGGCGTGGACGCCTCCGCCCTCTACCCGCCCAAGCGCTTCTTCGGTGCTGCCCGCAACATTGAGAACGGCGGGTCCTTGACCATCCTGGCGACAGCCCTGGTAGATACCGGCTCCAGGATGGACGAGGTCATCTTTGAGGAGTTCAAGGGCACGGGCAACATGGAGCTGCGCCTGTCCCGCCAGCTGGCGGAGAAGCGGATCTTTCCGGCCGTGGACGTGGCTGCCTCCTCCACCCGCCGCGAGGAGCTGCTCATCGATCCCGCCCAGCTCAAGATCATGTGGAGGCTGCGTCGGCTGTTCACCGGGCTGGAGCAGCAGCAGGCCCTGGAGCTGGTGCTGTCCAAGCTCAAGGACACCCAGTCCAACGCCGAGTTCCTCATGGTCATCTCCAAGACGACACCGAGCGGCACCTCGCTGGCCGACGCCGACGCTGACGCAGACTGACTCCACTCTTGACTCCACTCTGCCCTGGGACCCCCTGCGGCTGCCGCGAGGCGTCGGTTTGGGCACTGGGGCCTCGACGTGCCCGCACGAGGCCCTCTTCGCGACGTCCCGTCGTGGTCGTCGCGGAGGGGGCCTCCTGCGCTGTGTGTGCGTTGTGCTGCTGGAAGCAGGCAGGCCACGGCTGACCGTCCCTAAGGTGTGGTGCCCGTTCTCACTTTCTGCCACGGGCCCGCGCATTGCCTCGCCTCACGCGTGGTGGCACAATTACCGCGGCCTCCGGTTCACCCGCGTGTCCACGTGGGACCCGGGACCCTCTGAGAGCTTGAGGAGACGCTATGAAGCAGGGGATCCACCCCGACTACGTGGCCACCACCGTCACGTGCACCTGTGGCAACACCTTTGAGACTCGTTCCACTGTCACCAGCGGAGAGATCCGTGTGGACGTGTGCTCGGCCTGCCACCCCTTCTACACCGGTAAGCAGAAGATCCTGGACACCGGTGGCCGTGTGGCCCGTTTCGAGGCCCGTTACGGCAAGCGCAAGAAGTAGCTGACTGGCACGACGCCGACGGAGGCTCCGGTGGGCCGCCGTCGGCGTCGTGCGTTGCTACTGGCCCCTCCCGTGCTGCGGCTGTGAGCCGCCATCGTGGCTCAGCGCTCCCGGGTCAGGGCACGGGACGGCGGGACCCAGAGATCGCACGCCCAGAAGCACCCTGGAGGACCTATGAGCGACGACTTTACCCCGGTTCTGCCCCTGCTGGAGGAGTACGCCGCGATCGAGGCCGAGATGGCCCTGGCGGCGTCAGATCCGGGAGCCATGAGGCGGCTGGGACGCCGCTACGCCGAGCTGGGCCGGGTGGTGGCTGCCTACCGGGCCTGGGAGCGGGCCAGCGCGGATCTCGCCGACGCCGTTGAGCTGGCTGCCGAGGACGCGGACTTCGCCGCCGAGGTCCCCTCCCTGAAGGAGGCTTGTGACGCCGCCGCCAGCCGCCTACGCGAGGTCATGGCTCCCCGTGACCCTGACGACGCCCGCGACGTCATCATCGAGGTCAAGGCGGGTGAGGGCGGTGAGGAGTCGGCTCTCTTCGCCTCCGACCTGGCCCGCATGTACACCCGTTACGCCGAGCGCCAGGGCTGGGCCGTGGAGGTCATGAGTGCCACGGAGTCTGACCTGGGCGGTTACAAGGACCTTCGTCTGGCGGTCAAGTCCCGGGGCGCGGTGGAGCCGGCACAGGGGGTGTGGGCGCACCTGAAGTACGAGGGCGGTGTCCACCGCGTTCAGCGCGTGCCCGTCACCGAGTCCCAGGGACGTATCCACACCTCCGCCGCCGGGGTGCTGGTCATGCCTGAGGCCGACGACCCCGGTGAGCTGGAGATCGACCCGGCCGACCTTCGCATCGACGTCTTCCGCTCCTCCGGCCCGGGCGGGCAGTCGGTCAACACCACCGACTCCGCGGTGCGCCTCACCCACCTGCCCACCGGCATCGTGGTGTCCATGCAGAACGAGAAGTCCCAGCTGCAGAACAAGGAGGCGGCCATGCGCGTCCTGCGTGCCCGCCTGCTGGCCGAGCGGGCTGCTGCGGCCGAGGCCGAGGCCAGTGCCGCCCGGCGCTCCCAGGTGCGCACCGTGGACCGCAGCGAGCGCATCCGCACCTACAACTTCCCCGAGAACCGGATCGCCGACCACCGCACCGGCTACAAGGCCTACAACCTTGACGCGGTGCTCGACGGCGACCTGGGACCCGTCATCGCATCCGCGCTCGCCGTCGACGAGGCCGCCCGGTTGGCTGCTGCCGGCGAGTAGTGAGGGTTGTGGTACCTCGCACGAGGAAAGGGGCCGGGATGCCTGCCCTCAGGCCCCTCGGGATCTCACGGGGGCACGACCATGAGCGTGCTTGACCGCTACGCGCTGCGCCGAGCTGTGCGTGAGGCGGGGGGCAGGTTAGCGCGCGCCGGAGTGGCATCGCCCGCAACGGATGCCCGGCTCATCGCCGAGCACCTCCTGGGCCGTCCGCTCGCGCTGGCCGAGGGTGCCGGTGACGGCTTCGTGGAGCGCTACGCGGTGCTGGTCGAGCGTCGCGCCGCCCGGGAGCCGCTCCAGCACGTCCTGGGCGTCATGTGGTTCTGCGGCCTGGAGCTGGTCAGCCGTCCCGGCGTGTTCATCGTGCGCCCTGAGACGGAGGTGGTCGTGGCTGCCGCGATCGACGCCCTGCGGGCACCGTCCCGGGGGATATCGGGGCCTGAGGCCGAGGCCGACGGCTTGGGGGTGGGCGACGGGCTCCCGCGGGCTGACAGTCCCCCAGCGGCTGGCAGGTCCCAGACGGGATCCTCGGTGACGCCCCTCCCGACGGTCTCGCCAGCCGCACCGCTGGTGGTTGACCTGTGCACCGGATCCGGGGCGGTTGCCGCCGCCGTGGCCACGGAGGTACCCAGGGCCCGGGTGGTTGCCGTCGAGCTGGAGGCGGCTGCCGTGGAGCTGGCGCGCGAGAACTGCGAACGGCTCGTCCCGGGCCGGATCACGGTGGTCCACGCCGACGCAACTGACCCCGCCACGCTGTCCAGGCTGGACGGGAGGGTGGACGTGGTGGTGGCCAACCCGCCCTACGTGCCCGCTGGCGCGGTCGAGGACGTCGAGACCGGCAGGTATGAGCCGAGCACGGCCCTGTACGGTGGGGGAGACGACGGGTTGGCCGTACCGCGTGCCGTCGTCGCCCGAGCCGAGGTGCTGCTGCGCGGGGGCGGGGTGCTGGTCATGGAGCACGACCCGGGCCAGTCGGCTGCGCTGTGTCAGGCGGCGCTGGGTGCGGGCTTTCGACAGGCAGCTACCGGCCAGGATCTCGCTGGCCGGGACCGCTACCTGCGGGCGGTGCGGTAGCGCCCGCAGGTAGCGAGGTGTCCGGGGTGTCAGGTGCCCACACGAGAGCAAGCGGTAGAGCTCTCCGGTACCCGGAAGCCGTGTTGGGGCCGTGTCACGACGTCTGGCGGCACCTGCGATGGGGCGTTGACAGCCGAACGAGAGGCGATGCATACTGGAACCACATGGTTAGCACGTGACAACCATGGTGACTTCGCTCATCAACGGGGATGGCTATGACGACACACACCACACCGCCCGCTACCACCATGGACCAGGCCCATGCCAGGGCGGTCAGACGCAGACTCAACACCGTGACGATCGTCGTTACCTTTGGTGCGCTCGCCTTTGGCTACGACACGGGCGTCATCTCCGGCGCCCTGCCCTTCATGACCCTGCCGACCGACGCCGGCGGACTGGACCTCACGCCCACCACCGAGGGGCTGGTGACCTCCTCCCTCCTCCTGGGCGCAGCCTTCGGTGCGATCATCGGCGGGCGGCTGTCCGACCGCTACGGACGCCGCCACAACGTCCTCATGCTGGCCTTCGTGTTCTTTGTCGGGGCACTGGGGTGCGCCCTGGCGCCCACCGTGCCCGTCATGGTCGGGTGCCGCATGGTGCTGGGATTCGCCGTCGGCGGTGCCTCCGCAACGGTCCCCATGTTCATCGGTGAGCTCGCGCCCGCGTCCCGGCGCGGCCAGCTGGTCTCACGCAACGAGCTGATGATCGTCACCGGCCAGCTCATCGCCTACACCTCCAACGCGGTGATCGGCTTCGTCGCCGAGGGCGCCCACGCCTGGCGCATCATGCTCGGCCTGGCCACCGTGCCCGCCGTGGCGCTGTGGGTCGGCGTGCTCCTCGTTCCCGAGTCCCCCCGCTGGCTGGTCTCCCAGGGGCGCAGGGACGAGGCCCTGGAGGTGCTGCGCCAGCTGCGTGTGGAGGATCCCGCACCCGAGGTGGCCGAGATATCCGAGGTCGTGGAGAAGACCGCCAGGCTCCAGCGCAACTCCTGGCAGCACCTGACCGTGCCCTGGATCCGGCGCATCACCCTCATCGGAGTCGGCTTCGGGGTGGTCATCCAGCTCACCGGGGTCAACTCCATCATGTACTTCGCCCCGACGGTGCTCATGAGCACCGGTATGGGGACCCAGGCCTCGCTCGTGGCCACGATCGCCAACGGGGTCGTCTCTGTGGTGGCTGTGGCTACCGGCATCGCGGTCATCGGGCGCTCCAGCCGCCGGACGATGCTGCGCATCGGCATGGTGGGCCTGGTCATGTCCCAGGTCTTCCTGGGGCTGGCCTCCCTCCTGCCTGAGGCCCCGTGGCGCGGCTACATCATCCTCGCCCTCATGCTCTGCTTCCTGTGGTTCATGCAGATGTTCTGCGCGATCTGCTTCTGGCTCATGATGGCCGAGATCTTCCCGCTGAGGGTGCGCGGGGTGGCCATGGGGATCGCGGTGTTCTGCCAGTGGATCTCCAACGCCGTGGTCACCCTGTGCTTCCCGATCCTCCTGGACGCGATCGGCATGCGGACCTTCTTCATCTTCGCGGCCGTCAACTTTGTCATCCTCCTGTGGGAGCAGAGGTATCTGCCCGAGACCAGGGGGAAGTCCCTGGAGTACCTGGAGGAGGAGCTCGCCTCCGGTGCCGACGGCCGGGCCGTGGGCCCAGGGGCTGTCGGCTGACCCTGGGCCCGCCGGCGGACCCACCACTTTGGCCGCTCCTGCTTTTCTCGCCGCTCCTGACCCTTGAGGCTCCAGACACTTGACGCTTTGACATTGCCACACCCTCACCACCTGAAAGGAACAACCACCATGTCTCGTGACCTGCACATCGCCGTCGTCGGTGCCGGCTTCGCCGGCCAGGGCCACGCCTTCGGATTCCGTAACGCCCAGATGCTGCCTGCGCTCGAGGGCGTCAACGTCATCATGGACACCCTCGTCGAGCCCAGCACAGCACTGGCGGAGTCCGTCGCAGCCAGGTACGGCTTTGCCAGGACCGCCTCCTGTGTCGAGGAGATCCTTGAGCGCCCCGAGATCGAGGCTGTGTCCCTGGCCCTGCCCAACAACGCCTACATTGGCGTCGTCCCACGGCTGCTGGAGGCTGGAAAGCACGTCTTCTGCGAGAAGCCGCTGGGCCTGAGCACGGCAGAGGCCCGGGAGATGACTCGCGCCGCCCAGGAGGCGGGCGTGGTCACCTCCGTGGGCTTCTGCCGCCGCCGCGTCCCTGCCCTGGCCGCCCTGGCCCAGGTCGTCGCCGAGGGCGGCATCGGTACGGTCCACTCCTTCCGCGCCAGCTACTTCGCCGACTACGCCGCCGACCCGCAGGCTCCTCGCACCTGGCGCTTCCAGCGCGATATCGCCGGTGGCGGCGCTGTTGCTGACATTGGCGCCCACATCATCGACACCGTGCGCTTCCTCCTGGGCGAGGTGGCCGAGGTCACCTCGGCCACGCTGGAGACCGTCATTACCGAGCGGCCGCTGCCCACCGGGGGTACCGGTCACAACCAGGGGGCCTCCCTCACTGAGACCGGCGCCGTGGAGAACGACGACAACGCAGTGGTGTCCCTGCGTATGAACAGTGGTGCTGTCGGGTCGGTCAACCTCTCGCGTATCGCCACAGGCATCACCGACGTCTTCGCGATCGAGGTGTACGGGAGCAAGGGGTGGGCGAAGTTCGAGTCCCCGCACTCTGACGAGCTCTACCTCTGCCAGCCTGAGCAGTCCGCCCCTGGCTTCGACGGCCCTCGCCAGATCATCGCCGGACCTGCTTTCCCCTATTTCAGTGACGTGGCCTGCATGCCCGGCCGCGGCGTGGGGACCGGGTACGGTGAGAACCTCGTGGGGGAGATCCAGGAGTTTGTCGCCGCTGTCGTGGGCAGGGGCGAGGTCACAGTGCCCTTTGCCGAGGCGATCCCCACGATGGCGATTATTGAGGCGGCTGAGGAGTCGGCGCGTACGCGGACGCCTGTCACGCCCAGGTGAGCAGGGCGGCTACCCGGCTCTCGGGGCTGAGTGGTGCCGGGCTGCCAGGCAGGCGCCTGCCCGTGAGCACTGCGGTCACGTGACCGCAGACGAGTGCTGGCGCCTGTGTCCCGCGGCCGAGGTGCTGCTGGAGCAGGCGCCGGTAAGGGGTCAGGGGCGGTCCCTGGCGGGACCGCCCTGACGCGGCGTGGCTAGGGACGGTGGACCGTCTTGCTGGAGGGGCTGGACTACCGGAGGGACTGTGAGTCCTCCTGCTGTGCGCAGCAGGCGCTGGGCCGGGGTGCACAGTGTCTACGATACGATCCGTGCGCTACCTCAACCGCGCGGAAGGAGCGCCCATGGCCAGACGACGGGTGACGCAGGCGGACCTCGCCCGGCACGCCGGGGTCTCACGCTCCCTCGTCTCCCGGGTGCTGCAGGGGCTGGACAAGGTCAGCGAGGACAAGCGCCAGCGGGTCCTGGCGGCGGTGCAGGAGCTGGGCTACGTTGACAACGGGCTCGCCACGGCGCTGGCTGGCAACCGGCGCAGCAGGCTGGTCGGCTTCCTGCCGCAGGAGCTGTCCAACGCCCTGTTCGTCGAGGTCTACGACAGTCTCAGGGCCGAGCTCCGGGGGCACGGCTTCCAGCTGGTCATCGTCGAGGGATCCCTGGACGCCGAGGAGGAGGACGCCCGGCTGCGCCAGCTGGTCTCCTACTCACCTGACTGCGTCGTCGTGGCAGGGTACGCGGGCTCGACCAACGCGCTGACCGCGGCGGTGCACTCCATCCCGATCGTCTCGGTCACCCGCCGCATCTCCGAGGCCGGTGTGCGCTCGGTCTACAGCGACGACCGGACCGGGGCGATGCTGGCCACCCGCCACCTCCTCGAGCTCGGGCACGCCCGTATCGCTCACCTCCAGCTGCCCCCGGGGATCCCCTACGAGGAGCGTGCCGCTGGGTACATGACCGCCATGGAGCGCGCTGGGCTGGCGCCGTGGGTCATCACGCCGGAGGCGCAGACGCGTGGGGCCGCCTACGAGGCGGTCAGCACCCTGGTGAACGGCGGCGAGATTCCTACGGCGCTGTTCTGCGGCTCCGACCACATGGCGCTGGGGGTGCTCGACGCGCTGCGTGACCACGGGGTAGACGTGCCCGGGGCGGTCTCCGTGGTCGGCTATGACGACCAGCCCCTGGCGCGCCTGGCCGGGCTGACCACGGTGGACCAGGGCGCAGCCGAGCAGGGGAGGATCTCCGGGGCCTTCGTGCGTGCGCTTCTTGAGGCTCAGGACTCCTCCCAGGGCGCTGGGCGCGAGGGTGGTGAGGGTGACGAGGACGTGCTGTCCCAGGGGAGCCAGCGAGGGCTGGGCCTGGGAGGCGGGGCCTTCAGGACCACCCCTGTCCAGCAGGTTCTTGCGCCGACCCTCAGCGTGCGTTCCACGACGGCGCCACCGCGCCGGGGCTGATCGCGGAGGCCTCCTAAGGAGGAGTGGGCGTGCAGCCGCTGTGAGTGGGAACTGACAGGCTGTACGGGCTCTCTGTGGTGCAGGGTTGCCAGGGTACGGGAGGTGCGCTATGGTTGTCACGTGACCACACAATGATCGTCCTGTGAGGCCTCGCCTCGTCGACGACCTGACCTCAAGAACGGAGACAACGATGTCCTCGATCGTCACCCGCGCCCGCCTGGGCTCCGCCCCTGACTCATGGGGAGTGTGGATGCCTGACAGTCCCCTTCAGACCACCAGCACCCGCTACCTCGACGAGATCGCCCAGGCCGGCTACCGCTACATGGAGCTTGGTCCCTACGGGTTTCTGCCCTCTGACCCGGCCCGGCTGGCCGACGAGCTTGCCCAGCGTGACCTCAGGGTCTCAGCCGGGACAGTCGGTGGCGCCTTCCACCGTGCGGAGGAGCTGAGTGCCATCACCAAGGACGCCTTGGACGTGGCCCGCCTGGCTGCCGCCGTCGGCGCAACCTACCTGGTACTGCTGCCCGCGATGTACCGCGACCTGCTCTCCGGTGAGCTCGTCGAGGGCAGGCAGTTGGACGAGGACGGGTTCGCCCAGCTGGTGAGGGCCACAGAGGAGGTCGCCCGGGTCGTCAGGGAGGAGACCGGGCTGCGCTCCGTGTTCCACCCGCATGCCGACTCCCACGTGGAGACCCAGCAGCAGACCTACAAGTGGCTGGAGGCCACGGACCCGCAGGTCGTGGGCCTGTGCCTGGACACCGGCCATATCGAGTACTGCGGCGGCGACTCCGCCGAGATCATCCGTCGCTACCCGCAGCGCGTGGAGTACATTCATTTCAAGCAGGTTGACCCGGCCAAGATGTCGGTGGTGCGCGACAAGGACCTGGGCTTCTACGACGCGGTCCAGCTCGGCGCGATCTGTGAGCCCCCGGGTGGCGTGCCCACGGCAGAGTCCATCACTCGTGAGATGTGGCGCCTGGACCCGGAGATCTTCGTG includes the following:
- a CDS encoding TIM barrel protein, yielding MSSIVTRARLGSAPDSWGVWMPDSPLQTTSTRYLDEIAQAGYRYMELGPYGFLPSDPARLADELAQRDLRVSAGTVGGAFHRAEELSAITKDALDVARLAAAVGATYLVLLPAMYRDLLSGELVEGRQLDEDGFAQLVRATEEVARVVREETGLRSVFHPHADSHVETQQQTYKWLEATDPQVVGLCLDTGHIEYCGGDSAEIIRRYPQRVEYIHFKQVDPAKMSVVRDKDLGFYDAVQLGAICEPPGGVPTAESITREMWRLDPEIFVIVEQDMYPCHPDAPFPIALRTASYLRGARLAR
- a CDS encoding LacI family DNA-binding transcriptional regulator, translated to MARRRVTQADLARHAGVSRSLVSRVLQGLDKVSEDKRQRVLAAVQELGYVDNGLATALAGNRRSRLVGFLPQELSNALFVEVYDSLRAELRGHGFQLVIVEGSLDAEEEDARLRQLVSYSPDCVVVAGYAGSTNALTAAVHSIPIVSVTRRISEAGVRSVYSDDRTGAMLATRHLLELGHARIAHLQLPPGIPYEERAAGYMTAMERAGLAPWVITPEAQTRGAAYEAVSTLVNGGEIPTALFCGSDHMALGVLDALRDHGVDVPGAVSVVGYDDQPLARLAGLTTVDQGAAEQGRISGAFVRALLEAQDSSQGAGREGGEGDEDVLSQGSQRGLGLGGGAFRTTPVQQVLAPTLSVRSTTAPPRRG